The Silene latifolia isolate original U9 population chromosome Y, ASM4854445v1, whole genome shotgun sequence sequence GTCTCCTTTCTTTCTCTGCCCATGTGCTTTCCTGACTCACGGTCTTCTTTATTGCAGGCTCTTCAATCATCTCTCTATCTTCGCAAGATGCTGTTGAGAGCCAAGTTTGAGTGCCTGGCTTCCGTGGGGAAGAATAAGGAGCTCACAGCTACCTGCGCCAAACTGAGGGAACAGCTCTATGTGGCTCTAAAAGAGAAGGAGGCAGCTAAAGACCAGCTGGCGAGGACGCAGGAAGCTAACTGCGTTCCAACTTCTGGGCTGACAAAGGCGGAGACTCGTGCTGAGGAGATGGCTGAGCTAGCCAAAAATGTGGGAGCCTACACTGCTTTTGAGTGGCGGATTGATTGCATCCGTGCTTATACCAAGGGGAGGCACACATCCTGGAATCTAGAGGAGGAGTTGGCCGAGTTTGCCCGCGCATTTCCCAATGGCATGGACCTGAGCGCCCTGTTTCCTCCTGAAGCTGAAGCTGCTAACCCGGAGCCTGATGTTACAGCCATTGATATCTCTGGAGCCATCTCTGGGACTGTGGAGGAGATCCTAGCAGGGGAGACTGGTGATGGTGCCACTGCGACTCCTGAGGCTGTTCAGGCACCCGCAGTAGAGAAGAAGACAGAGCATGGGGAGCAGAGCAATGGTCAGGATGCAGTTGTcgagaggattgacctctcttaaaTTTTTATTCAAATTATCTGGGGACTTGGCCCTGTGTGGCGCAAGTTTGTAAAAaactcttttttattttttttttgtttcggctTGTTTTGTGCCTGCTGGTATGCAGGCTTTAAACTTCTGATGGCGCCTGTTAAGGGTAGTAGGTGCCTTAACTTAAAGTAGTTCTGGGCCTAGGTTTTTAGGCCCTGCTTTTGTTATACTTGCGTTTTTGCCATTGATTTCTGGAGTTTTGATTCCACATAGGTATACCTAGGACGCTGACCTGGCTCTCGGTGCACAGCTCCTGTTCCTGGTGACAGACTCTTGATaacatattttacccatgacgtaaaatatcttatcaCAAGGGTTAGCTGACTAGAGCGTACCTTCATTGAATGTTTctgactaacaaggaatgttgcgttccttgtggttccagaTGTTTGAAATCCGTGCGTGCACCTTTTGATCTACGACATAGCTATGGGATTACTGAGttaacgttaaggtatgggtggtcttagtatgtcgtaccctgcgcgctacctcggcgtatgctcTCCATGTGGCTTTACTTAAGATAAACGTCTTCGTAGCCTCACATGGCAGGGGCTGGACCCTTAAAGTGTCCCTCATCTGACAAGTAACCAACATTAGTATCAAAGCCTTTCTTCGTAGAAGCATTATAAAGTCCAAAGTAGTGCAAattacctggtgctatctcatggtgttccagggcaacacctggatccaggaagccacagcCTGGACTACTTGGTTTAAAAACGACTCTATTTGATTTAAAGAAAAACTAAGACAAAAGAAAAAAGCTTTTGGAAACACACTAACACCTAAAGCATATACTAACCCccaccccctttttttttttgcttcacggacttttgaaaggtcctttgtacactaaagttttggcactttgtcagacaaagtaccgtttcaagtgacggatgttccagggtttatccgggatttgaccgtgcatggtcatcaacctgtatgCCCCATTCTTGATAACACTTTCAACCTGATATggcccttcccatttgtaggcaaacTTGTCTGCCTTGTGGTTCTTGGTATTTTCGAATACCCTTCTGAGTACGAGGTCCCCTACTTCAAGGGTCCTGATTTTGACATTCTTGTTATATGTCCTTGCTACGGAATGTTTATACAATGCCATACGTATGTAGGCGCTTTCTCGCAGCTCATCAACTATATCCAGGCTCCTAGCCATTTCGATCTTGTTTTGCTCTGCCCGTCTGACAGCCGTATCTGTGCGTGGCTACCAGAACTTCTGAGGGTATCACTGCTTCCGCTCCATATACAAGGCTAAACGGAGTTTGGCCTGTTGCCATTTTCGGTGTTGTTCTGTCCGATCAGAGTACCAATGGTAGTTCATCCGCCCATTTTCCCCCTAGCTCTTCCAGCCGTTTCCTGAGGTTCTCCACGATGATCTTGTTGCTGGATTCGGCTTGGCCATTGGTTTGTGGATATCTGGGGGCTGAATTTCTTAGCGTTATGTTCCAGCGTGCACAGAAGCCCTCGGTGTTATCCGATATGAACTGGGacccattgtcacatatgatttcggaTGGTATCCCAAATCTGCTTATGATGTTGCGTTTGATGAAAGAGATCACATACTGTTCTTTTACCTCCGTCATTGCCTCTGCTTCAATCCACTTTGAGAAGTAGTCGGTCATAACCAGCATATATACTCTGTTTCCTGGAGCCCTGGGTAGCTTACCCACTATGTCCATGCGCCACATCATGAATGGCCATGGAGAGATAATCGGATGCATTagttctgctggctggtggattgCTGGAGCCGCCTTTTGACATGACTCACTGCGTTTGGCATGATTTACGGCATCTGcgcgcatggtgggccagaaataCCCCTGTCTCAAGATATTGTTTGATAGACTTCGCCCCCAGCGTGGTTCCCGCATTCTCCGCTGTGCACATCTTGCAGTACTGTTTCAGCATCCTCTTTACTTAAGCACCTGAGGCATGGTCCCGCCAATGACTTTCTGAAGAGAATATTATCAATCATGATATACCTGGAAGATTTTATTCTGAAACTTTGTGCTTCCTTTCTGTCTTCAGGGAGTGTCCCATCCCTTAGCCAATTCAGGTATGGAACCCTCCAATCTGCATCCTGTTGTCCTACTGCAGAGACCAGAGTCCTGGCTCCCTGTGCACACTGCATGTGTACATCCTCTTTCACCGGATTCTGATCTGGCTCCTTCTGGATGGCTGGGGTCTACACATGGGTAATTGGTATGTTTGACAGTTCCGTGGGCTGGAAGGTGGATCCTAACGTGGCcagggcgtctgcttccacatTTTGCTCCCGCGGCACCTGAGTTATCTTGAATGTTCTAAACTTTGACTTCTGCTTTGTGGCTATCTTTAAGTAGGCTATCATCTTCGAATCACGTGCTACATATTCGTTGTTTACATGATTTACCACAAATAAGGAGTCACTGTATACCCTCAGGTTCCTTACCTTGAGCCCTGACGCCATCTGCATCCCAAGTATAAGGGCTTCATACTCGGCTtcgttgttggttgccttgaactcACACCTAATAGGTTGTACTATCATATCTCCCTTAGGAGACTGAAGGACCAAACCCACACCAGCCCCTCTTGTGTTTGAGGCTCCATCAATGTATAGGGTCCATATCTCACCATCCTGACTCCCTGTTATCGCCAGCATTCCCTCTTCTGCCTCCCCACGGGTGGCAGGGCAGAAGTCAGAGACGAAATCTTCTAGGGCTTGGGATTTTATCGCCGTTCTGGGTTCGAATTGAAAGTCATACCCACTAAGATGTACTGACCATTTAGTCATTCTGCCCAAAAGTTCCGGTTTTCTCATAATAGTTTTTAGCGGGTAATTGGTTATTACATGGATGGTGTGAGATTCAAAGTACGGCCGCAGTTTATAGGAAGAAGTAACCAAAGCCAATGCTAGTTTTTCAAAggaagtgtacctggtctctgcatgAAGCAGAGACTTGCTAATGTAATATACGGGATGCTGCACTCCTTCCtgttctttgaccaagaccgcgCTTACAGCTGCTTCTGTGACTAAAAAGTACAAGAATAGTGACTCCCCATGCTCTGGTTTTACAAGTAATGGTGGCGTGCTTAGGTAGCTTTTGAGTTCTGCGAATGCTTTCTCATGTTCCTCAGTCCATTCGAATTTCTGACTCTTCCTCAATATATCATAGAACAGCTTGCACCTATCCGAGGCCCTTGATATGAACCTGTTTAGGGCCGCCACCTTCCCTGCCAGCCTTTGCACGTCCTTTGGCTTCTGGGGCGATTCCAGCTGGAGTATTTCTCTTATCTGttctttgcttgcttcaattcCCCTCTGGGTCACCATATACCCTAAGAATTTTCCTGAAGATACCCCAAACGAGCACTTGGACGGATTAAGTTTAATTTTAAACTCTCTTAACGTCTGGAAGGTGTCTGCCAAGTGCTCCATGTGTATTTCTGCTTTTTTggacttcaccaccatgtcatctatgtatacttccatggtctttcctatttgctgcttgaacattttatttaccaACCGTTGATAAGTGGATCATGCGTTCTTTAGGACAAAGGGCATGAccttgtaacaatatatgcctctttccgACATGAATGCTGTTTTCTCTTGATCTTGTGGATgcattttgatctggttataaCCGCTCCAGGCATCGAGGAAAGTGAGTATCTCGTGTCCCGCaatagcatccaccattgcatcgatatgtggcaGTGGGAAAGGGTCcttgggacaagctttgtttaAATCTGTGAAGTCTACGCACACCCTCCATTTGCCGTTCTTCTTGGGCACAACTACCACATTAGAAAGCCATTCAGGGTAGCTAACTTCCCTAATTTTATCTGCTGCCAAGAGACTGTCTACTTCTTTGTTAATGACCTTATTTCGTTCCGccgcaaattttcttctcttctgcTGTACCGGGGTGCAGCTTGGGTTCACGCTTAGCTTATGTGAAATAACGGAAGGGTCTATACCTATCATATCATTCTGGGACCAAGCGAAGCAGTCCATATTAGTTTTCAGAAATTGAATCACCGGAGCTGTGACTCTTCACCTGCAAGTTGCCCCAATCAACACCTTATCTATCAAGGGTGTTCCTCGTCCAGGTGTATCTGGTCCAGTTCCTCTGAGGGAGGCTCCTTGTATCTTGTCGAGGTGCCCCGGTCCTGTAATTGCTATAAGGGGAGCTTGGTTGTAGCTATGAGGGCTTGAGCATAGCAGTTTCTGGATTCCTCTCGATCTTCTTTTATTGTGACAGTACCCCATGGCGTTGGGAATTTGAGACATTGGTGATATGTTGAAGGCACCGCCTTCATCTgatgcagccatggtcttcctagtatcacGTTGTAGGTGGTTGGACCCTCGATGACTAGGTATCTCACTATTTTATTAACTCCTTCAATATATGTTGGGATAGTTATCTCACCCACTGAATGCAtagtttcaccactgaatcctaccaggggCACAGATATCTTCATCAGGTTCTCTTTATCAAAACCCATGGTTTTGAGGGTTTCGAGCATGATGAGATTCACAGAGCTTCCTGTATCCACTAATGCTTTTCGTACGGTGCAATTGCCAATGGATAACGTTATATTTAGGGCATCGTCATGTTGCTATGCACCGCTTTCTATGTCAGTCTCGTCGAAAGTTACCGGGGGTAAATTTCTATGGCTTACCCTGTATGAAGTTTCTGGATGATCCCCTTTACTTCCGGTGGCTTTCCTCTTAGTGGCGGAATATGTCAAACCTGATAGTTCGgatccgcctgttatcacgttaataATTTTCGTGCATATGGGTGGAGCAGAAGGAAGCACTTGATTTGCTGCTTCCCTCCTgtcctgcttgcccccacgtgataacaggtggtccAAGTTTCCCTTCCGTACCTAGAACTTTACTTTCTTTCGCAACCTGTAGCAGTCTTCTATCTTGTGACCTATGTCCTGATGCCATTCGCATCTCTTGCTGCTGTCTCTGTTGTCGTTGGGTCGATCATGAGTGGGAGGCTTTGGCCACCTCACTTGATCACCCAGGCTTCTGAGTGCTTTCAGCAACCCTTCTATTCTCGTGTTGAATCCGTACTCTGATAGCTTAGGAGGATGCGGAGAGTCATCAATTTGCTGAGTTTTTTCTGCTATTCTGCTAATATTGGGTCTGCTGTATGGCTTAGCTCGTTCGTCTTTCTTTTCTGTTGTGAATTTCTTGTTTGTCTTGTCGAAGTTTGTTACTCCCTTTCGAGCCTGTATGTCTTCTTCTAACCTTAACGCCGCTGTAGCTCTCTGCTGGACTTCTTCGAATCTCTCACAAGGATACATCGTtaattctttgtagaggtttgattCCAGATCCAGGCCCTGCCTGAAGGCGTTGATGGCAGTGGACATATCGCAGCCTCGTATGAAGACTTTTTCTGCATTGAACCTGGTGACGTAATCCTTGATTGATTCACCTATCTCCTGAACTATCCTGTATAGATCACTCGGCTGCTTGGGTGTTCTCCGGCTGCTGGAGAACTGCTGATTGAACGCGTTGACCAAATCGGCGAATGAAGATATGGTCCCATTAGGCAGGCCGACGAACCactgtaatgctgctccggttaGGGTTGACCCAAACCCTTTACACATACATGCCTCTTTCGAGGTTCCCGTTGTCGTGGtaaccatcattttctgcttgaatTGACTGATATGATCGCAAGGGTCTGTGGTTCCATCGAAGAGATTCATCGTTGGGACGCTAAATCCTTTTGGTAAGGCCACGGTGGCTATATCGTCAGTAAATGGTGAGTCAGCGTAGCTTTCTGGTGCAGCCATCTCCATAGGCAGAGGCATTCCTGAGACACTCCGAAGGAGGCTCCGTAGTTCCTGGTATTGTTGTTCTATATATGTCTCTCTTCCGGTGGGTCGCTGATGCTCCTGTGACAGATGTTCTGGTCCTCGTGCAAAGTTTTGCTGTTCTAAGACTGCTGTTTGGCGTATCTGCGACGCTGCTGTCGCCGGGGTGCCTCCCCATGTATATTCAACTTGATTCGTGGCTGGCGTCCTGGTCATTGGGACTGCAACTGTAGCCCTGCTCCTCTGCTGTCCTCTGCGTCTGATGTGGGTGTAGGCTCTTGACGTGCTGACTCCTCATCTGGTGTTAATGCCCCCAGTCCTGTTGGGACCAGTCCTCCTCTTGGCTATGGTGTTGTGTCCATGTCCAGCCTGAGTGCTACTTCGCGTGGTAATACCTGTGTCTGCCTTCGATCCCCACTTTCTCCTGCTGGCCTCCCAGATCTGTCTTCTTGCATCCAAGGGGCCGAACTAGCGGCCTGGctcctcaacttgttgatatGTGCTCGGAGGAGGTTGTTATCCTCTTCCATCTGGGATCTCATGCTTCTATTTTCGCTCTGCATAGTCCTGATGGTCCTGGCTAATGTGTCCAACCCGCTTATCATGATGCTGGTGGGACTAGGAGGACCCTGAATCTATTGCCTAGATTGTGTTCCTCTTTCAGACTGTGTGACTCCCTGCCGTCCCTGAACGAGTCCTGGATCTCTAGTCTGGGTCCTCCCCGAAGATGGGCTTGCTGCTGCTTGGGAACTTTGACTTTGTTTGACCGCTGGTATCTGAGCAGCAGTGGTGGTCTGAACCGAAGTTGTACGTACTACCGCTGCTGCCGATGGAGATGGTGCCTGTGCCGCTGTCGAAGGGGGTATCTGTGTTGTTGGGGCACCGCTGGTGTAGCCTGAGTTGGTTTCCTTGTGTCCGGACATGCTTTGGTTGCTGAGTAGACTATCTAACGaagacgaccactatgccccacggtgggccccaaactgttttggtaaatttctaccaatttagggttaaagtggtcttaCCGTTAGGTCTATATTATGATTTGATCGATTGTTGTATGTTAACCTGTATGTGCAACGTAAATAAAGAACACAaacaattttggtgacgcggaaaacccgatgtgggaaacaaccgcggggggagacggaatcccaccaatattatCACTATAATTCGGGAGGAAATACAGTTCGTACGTTTGCTATGAATGCTAGGGTGTAGTTCTCGTATTTTCTGATGATCCTTCTTCTTTGCGTTGAGGCTCTTTATATAGGGGAGCTTGGCTAGCTTGGGTTTCTTGCTTTCCCTTcaagttattcctaatttgaTACAGAATAGGACTTTCCTTCCTTGGATATGGTAAGTGATTGAACTCCCATATGCTTCTTCTTATGCGGATCAAAGCCCATGTCCCGCGCTGCTTGCTGACGCTGTCACCCTGGCTCCCTGATATCCTGCATTCCACAATGCTTCCAGGCCTGCTGTCCCAAGTCAGCCCATATTCAGATTTTGGGTCTAACATTTTATGTCTTCCAATAACTTAAGGAGGAGTGGACATCAAAGAGGTCCTAAGTTAGAACAAGCCTCAAATGCTATCTTGGATTCAGAAACTTGTCAATCATTCAGAAACCATTTGGATTATGTGGGTGGAGGGATATATTCTCAAAGGTACTAACCTATGGGGATTTCATCTCATTGTTGCCTATTCCTGGTTCTGGAGTAGCATAATTGAATGCAGGGACCTGCTAGTTCAACATTAGAAGGCTCTGAACAAGCACGACAGTTTATCATGATTACTGATT is a genomic window containing:
- the LOC141631118 gene encoding uncharacterized protein LOC141631118 → MTRTPATNQVEYTWGGTPATAASQIRQTAVLEQQNFARGPEHLSQEHQRPTGRETYIEQQYQELRSLLRSVSGMPLPMEMAAPESYADSPFTDDIATVALPKGFSVPTMNLFDGTTDPCDHISQFKQKMMVTTTTGTSKEACMCKGFGSTLTGAALQWFVGLPNGTISSFADLVNAFNQQFSSSRRTPKQPSDLYRIVQEIGESIKDYVTRFNAEKVFIRGCDMSTAINAFRQGLDLESNLYKELTMYPCERFEEVQQRATAALRLEEDIQARKGVTNFDKTNKKFTTEKKDERAKPYSRPNISRIAEKTQQIDDSPHPPKLSEYGFNTRIEGLLKALRSLGDQVRWPKPPTHDRPNDNRDSSKRCEWHQDIGHKIEDCYRLRKKVKF